ACCTTGTCGGCTACCTTCGCTGCCATCTCCAGCTTTTCCTTTTGCCCAAAACTGAACCGTTTTCTGAGCCTTGGTTGTAAAGAATACCTTTTCGTAGTTTTCACCACGTCCTTGAATCTGCTTAAAGCCTCCCTCCTTAATTATCTTTCCATCTTGAGCCACAACATAACCTAAAGAACTGCGTAAATTCCCGTAATATTGTTATATTTTCCTTCTCTAAAAGCCGTTTCATAAGCCCTTTCTCCCATCTCGACAAGATGAGCAAAAATCTCACGAAACGCTTCTTCGAAGAAATCATCAACATCTGAGAAATCATATTTTGCAGTTACTATTCCAGCCATATTTGCCCATAGTTTAGATAATCCGTCGTCATAGGATTGATTACTATCCCCTCACCACGAAGAGAACCGTCAGCGTTCAAGACACGAACGACATCACCGGCATTAATTTTTACACGTTCTGTCACAACTCGATATTTATATGGATAGGTAGTACCGTTAACTGTATAAACGCGGTCTGCACTTTGATCATAGCATTTGCATTTACAAAGTTTTTCCCATCCTTCACCGTTTGTTCCTGGTATCGGGTTTCCGGATTCATCGTATTCATAATCCTTAATGACTTTTCGTTCTAATATGTGAGGAGCATAATACATCACCAATACATTGACGCGTCAGATATTCGACTTGAAAACACATTTTCTAACCCTAATTGCTTACACAACAGCGAATAATAAGCCTTGAGACCGTCCTTATCCCAAGAGATGGAAAATCCACTTTCGTTTATAGATGTTGGACGGGCCAGGAGCGACGGAATAAACATTGCCATAGCCTTGTTTACCTCAGTCTTATTTCCTGGCGTAATCTCATCATCAAGAGAAAACGAACCACTCAAAGCCATATCCAGCAGATCGGCCTCCGATAAATTCATACCGAAGGAACCGATCTTTTGTGTTATGTAATCAGATACTTTCATAATTAATCCGGCTCAGTGTTCAACGATGCGATACCATTGATTTCAGTGATCACAGGCAAAGCATATGTTTCAGCCTTTACAAACTCAACACCATTCGAATTTTGCGTTTCTCCTACTCCCCACTGAGATACGCGAATACGACCATAATTAGAGTAAGTAACTCCAGGTTCAGGTCTCAATTCGCTGTTAACATAGGCATTTTTGATCGTACCTAAACTACCTGAAGGAATAAAGACCAAGTTCTTTGCATTCCAGGGATTGTATGGAGTAAATGTACCATTGTTTTGAATCAAACACTGGCGTCTTACCGGTTCCAGGATAGGTAATTCATTCGACCGCATAAATTCATTGAAGGCATTCAGTAGCAATGGGCTATTCTGCTTATCTGTTCCGAAGATAACCTGCTTCATCTTCTTGCTTCGAAGGATATAAGATATCTTAGAAGGGGCAAGTAAGATACGATCAAAAACTACTTTATCAGAAAAAGCGTCCACGATAGCCTGAATGTCTTCAAATACGTCTACATTAGCTATGTTATCATCATTCCATTTCAATGTGACCTTGCCTTTGTTTTCTGTAGGCATATTATAGTCAATAGTTGTCTTAACACCACCTTCCGGGTTGTTCGTTTCATCCAATGTGGCAATACCTTCATTAGATAGTGCACCCATAGCAATGATATCCATTTTCGCCTGAACACCTTGAACCGGAGTTCTAACATTGCCCCACATAAGATCGATAAGCTGTCTTTTTGCCGCTTCTTCCGGAATAGATTTACTATCCAAAATTTGCAGAATCTTTCTGTAGTCATCAATCGTCAAAGGCAATGTAATTGCATGATGGAGCACCTTTTGAGCGATAGTTTCAAGCCCAT
This is a stretch of genomic DNA from Parabacteroides chongii. It encodes these proteins:
- a CDS encoding major capsid protein; its protein translation is MNFEEIKGKYNVTIAAATIDDKSKEPVLGTHGLETIAQKVLHHAITLPLTIDDYRKILQILDSKSIPEEAAKRQLIDLMWGNVRTPVQGVQAKMDIIAMGALSNEGIATLDETNNPEGGVKTTIDYNMPTENKGKVTLKWNDDNIANVDVFEDIQAIVDAFSDKVVFDRILLAPSKISYILRSKKMKQVIFGTDKQNSPLLLNAFNEFMRSNELPILEPVRRQCLIQNNGTFTPYNPWNAKNLVFIPSGSLGTIKNAYVNSELRPEPGVTYSNYGRIRVSQWGVGETQNSNGVEFVKAETYALPVITEINGIASLNTEPD
- a CDS encoding DUF6706 family protein, whose translation is MKVSDYITQKIGSFGMNLSEADLLDMALSGSFSLDDEITPGNKTEVNKAMAMFIPSLLARPTSINESGFSISWDKDGLKAYYSLLCKQLGLENVFSSRISDASMYW